TATCCCTGAGAATGTCCTTCACTGACAAACTTTCCTCATCATCTGCATAAAGAAAATCAAACTATCAAATGCCagattatttcttttctttaaacTAAGAACAAAAAAGGAGGAGACATGTCAATAAAGCAAGATGAAGATACGATATCACGAAAAGTTCAGCATGAAAGCTGTCACTGCAACAGGCAAATATGGCTTTATCTTGTCCCTTCCAAGTTAAAAAAAGGAGTCCAACTGTAGAAGAATCAGCTAGTTGTCATTTATGTCACCTAGGAGGTCTCTTGAGTTTAGATTGTAATCCTCTACCAGCATTATTTGGCAATCATTATCTAGtgattaaaagtattaaaaatgAAGGGTAGCCAATAGaaatcatgaaagataataagtTGCAATTTACTTCTGTTCTTTATTAAGTCGGAGTTTGTCAAGCAGTCTAAACTTCAGTTGATTGTTTCTGACAGAGGCCAAATGGCTGAAAAGTAAATCTTGTTTGTGAGAAAATACAAACTTAAGTTATTCTAGACCAGCAGATACGTTCTTCCCCTTACTGATTAGTTTCTTATGAAATGAATTAATTTAATTTTGGAATATTACTGATAATGTCTTGACTAGATAATCAATTTTTCTGAATGATTAAGCATCTGagatattttcatcatttttaaGTGTATCTGGAAGCAAATAAGTGATTTAACTATGGGGAAAATTATTCAGTGAGATACCCCAATTTGACACATCCGAAGAGGATGGTAGGTTATGTTGGTAATAATATTCAGTAGTTTTACAAATAAGTGATTTAACTTGAACTCAAACCCACGTTCGTAATTTCACACCATACTGACGTTTTGAGCTAAGCTCGGTATGGTATGAGCATACCGAGCAGTATGCTCTGGCGTACCaatcagcatatatatatatatattaaaaaaaagtttaaaaaaaaaaaaaggcgtgACGTCGCCGAGgattcttctccccatgcggatGAAGAGAAGCCGCCTACGACACCGAGGCatcgtcgcctcagacgaggaggaggcgacatctcatctgcgacGTCCAATGAGGGAGGACAGCGATGGATTGGGATTGTCGAAGGAGAGCGACGCCggatctccaagttctccctcttcttccttctccctcgactAATACCGCTTGGTAGCGGACGACAACGGTTGAAATCGATCGTTACCAATCGATTTCGGGTGGTAATGGAGTGGAAATAGCACAATTGACGATACCACCCGATAGCGGGCGATCCGCGTACTAGTCTACTGGCGGACCTTACCGAGTGgtgtcattcgaaattaaaatccttggctcAAACATTATGAACCACCAAGTATAATGCCTATTATATTCAGCTTACGAGGTCATTGGGCCAAATAGGATGGGTCGTGACAATTGGTACCATAGCATCTTTGCAAGTCATTCATATGGGCTAACATGTGCAAAGATAAGATTGCTTCATCACATTAAGACAAGGGTTTTTTCTTTTGTTAAATCCACATTCAGACCACAAAGGTGGAAATTGGTTGTGCATTGGATCCTCGACAAGGATGTCAAGTCTATGATTGGGAAGATTGTGATACCCTTGCCAGTCCTACATGATGTATGTAAGTTTTGATAAGCCTAGTACTAGGCAGCTTAAACATTATTATTTTGAGCCACATGGCTAAAGTTATAACAAAGTTACTAGGTCAGTGGGCTTATCAGGCAAAATTGTGCACCATGTCATTTGAAGGTGACTAAATTGATATTTTACATGCAATACTCtttttaattataaaaccaaaaaaagaagaagaaaaagaccatTCAAGGATATCCTAGTTGCAAATTGAGAACTGCCTTATCAAGAAGCTTCATATATGCATTACAATTTACACCACCAGAAAAGAGACATACGGAATTTGTATTGATTGAGTAGAGCTGCTTCAAGCATCGCTTTAAAATCTGATGCAGCAGATGCTACAGGATCTGTCATATCCTGCCAATAGGTGGAAAAACAACATTATAGAGCAAATTAAGAATGCTTTAGCTTTAAACACCAGAAAGTGGAAAAAATGACATTTCAGAGCAAACTAAGAGTGGTTAGCTTTTAACAACATAAGTAGCAACAACCTCCCAAACAGCATGCCTTTGCAAACAACAGAAACACAATAGCATCATAGCGTTTACCTTGAGAAGAGGTCCATTTCTGTTTTCTTCTTACTTCAGATATATGGTTCTGGACTGACCATTATTCTCAAATCTCAACCAGCCTCAAATCTACTATTTTCTTCTTACTATCAGACATGGTTGTTAACTTACGATTCATTTCAAGCCATCTCCAAATATGTGTCATTTCCGGAATTATCAAGAATATTTAATTAGGACTTGAAAGGTAGACATTTAACAGTTTCTAAAACTAAGATAATGTGGTGTTCCTGATGTTGGCAATGTTCTACAGGATTTGCACAAACTACTAGTGGGATAGCAAGGTTGAAAGTGTACCCCGCCTTGACCTGCATGGTAATTCTTGTATCCAAAAACCAGAAGCTATATAAGCAACAGAAAAGAGACAATGAGAGAAGTAGATATTTATCCATCTTGGAATTAGCTAAGAGATGTTCATCTACCTTCTCTGAAGAATCTTGTTGATTTCCAAAAATGTCAGGACCAAATAAATCAAGGGAATCAAGCTCTTCTGCAACTGACGATGCTTGCTTTGATTCCAATATCAAGCCTAAATCAAGCTGTGGGTTTCCCAAGGATGTGTTCTCTTCATATAATGAAGCAATCAAACAATATGATGCACATCGTGAGTCACTAAAAaagctaaaaaaaatatcactgaAATTTTTAATCAATAATCAGATCACCAGCTAAAAGCACCTGTTATGCCACAGCTATTATCATGAATAAATTCTTCAGATCCAATAATGTGTGGAAGTGGACGGTATACTAACCCAGTCTTGATTTTTGAATCAGAAAAAAAGCAGATAAAAATTAGATATCAGGTAGATAGAATTCCACTACTACTATCATCAGATAACTAGCAAATAAGAAGACTTTTTTTGCAACTGTTATTAATCAAAATATAGTTGAACATACAGATATGCACTAAGTTacaattttaaaatataaggacAAAATGGTTAGCAAATGTTCATATGTTTTCTGTAAACATTCCAATCTTCAGGCATAGGAAACCAAATGTTGTATTGGAGTTTGTGTTTCAGGAATTgactatattttataaattactcTTTTCATTTCCATCCTTTCTTCGGAAAATAATGTTATCTACtcttataaatcaataaaaatattgcAAAATTTTGGTTCAGGTTATGCAATGGCACCAAGATGTAATACAAAAGAAAGTGTGCACCTGCAGTTTATGCTTTCTAAAATATTAATTGGCATTCACAGGCAAAAGGTTGCAAGTAGAATGTTAACCATATCTGAAGTCAAAcacataaaacttaaaaagtgttGCACATAAGGTGAAATAGCATGAACTACATTAGGAAACACTGCAAGTATTACCACAATTTTGTAGCTCAAATTACCTTAAGAAAGTAAACTCGGAATATCATCGCATGAATCTCTTTTAATCAAAGGAAAACCAAAATAGAAAATCTAAAGTATTTTGCTAGATTTTTAACTCTaaacatttagacataaaacacAAGAAAATTTGGTGTGGGTACTGAGAAAATGATGGAAAAAGATGCTGATAGAAATAAGAAGCCTTGAGGGGGATTAATGGTGAGAAGGAATTTTGAGAGCTGATCATGCACGGATGAAATAAAGCCCATCCAtggaaaaatataaagaaaaaaattcatGTTCAGAAAATCTGAATAACATTTTGTCATTAGAAGACACAAAACTTACTCTAGAAACAGAACTGGTCATATGCCTTCTCTCTATACCATGCAAGTGTTTTCTGCAGGAATTCAAACCCAAAGACAAAGCATTCTTATATCTTGGTAGTATATCTTTTTGATAATCCTGAGCAGGAATGCCCGCTTGAGCCGAAGATTCAGCATGATCCTTCAAAGGATGACAAACAATGCCATCTTCATCAGATATCTTCTGTAATTCAAAATGGAAAATACTTTCACGATCAGAAGATAAAGGACAGGGATTATGTAATCCAGCTATAACAAAAAAAATCCTTTACACTGAATAAATAATTTACAAGTTAAAACTAAAATTGAGCAAAAGAAACAGAACAACAAATTGCAGTATAATGgaacatttattttatttaagaaAAGATGCAAAACATGTAAAAAACTACTATGTGAGCCACTTCACAAGATACATGTAAAGAATATATTTAATTGATAGCTTGACCATGACATAGTAGTCAATACTTAGAAGTTCAGCCAGAATTTTTGTTAGTTATTTGCACTTAAAAACAATAGCTAAGTagaaataaactatataatttagCTTCAAATGAGACAAGATAGAATATATTAGAAAAATCATTATCATACCAGTCAAGAGTAATCTATAGAGAACAACCGACAATGATGAATTTTATCACTATTGTAGCACATAATATCTAATTTGTCAAGAACAAATTCATGAGCCTTTGCATTTCAAGGTGCTATGAATTTTATCTAAAGAGAACAACCAACAATGGTGAATTTTATCACCAGTGTagcacataacatctattttgtcAAGTACAAACTCATGGGCCTTTTCCTTTCAAGGTGCTATGAATCAAAATGGAAGGCAATCCAAACTGAATGAACAGAATTAAGTATAAGACCCTCATATTCAAGTTAGAGATTTTACCTTTGTAAACATGTTGCTTGGCTAAACTAAAACTAAACAGTGGCATGTCAGTTTGAAAACCCACAGCAAAGAATTTAAAGATTAATATATGCACTTGTAACCATTGTGATCTGTACTTGCATGATTGATAAGTAGATCGCGTGATAAATTACAGAGGGTGTTGACAGTGTTCTTCAGATCTAGTTCCACAGCCCCAGCTTGGTCGAATAGTCCATTCACTTCCATTTCGGTATCTTTTGCTCTCTGAAGCAGCTTTTCTGAAAACTCTGACAGCCATTTTAGAACCTAAAGGGACAACTTAATAAGATTAACAATGTGTATTTATACAGATATATCTTCAAAGTTCTAAAGTCAGGAAAAAGTAGGTGATAGTAGATGATGCAATTAAACTCTAAAGTGTCCATCGTCTTTCTCCAGAAGCTAGCTTACCAAGATATGCAAAAGATGAAGAGGGAAAAAAGGACTTTCTAATTATGACTTTTGAAATTCTGATATTGTTCTTGGTGTAAAACCCACATGGAAAAAATTGTTGACAAAATTTGTTAATCAAATCACTAATAAAAATAAGTTTCTTTTTCTAGTATTTTTCTAGTATGCATTTGAATGATGGCCTCCCATGAATACTCTAGGTACTATAGACCCGAAAGAAGTTTTTAAAGCACTACTTAGTTCGGATCAAATTTCTTTCAGTAATGAGACCTGTTCAAGCAGCAACTCGGGAGAAATATGGAGGtctatgtcgacgacatgattaTCAAAAGTAGGTCGGCAAGCATGTATCTAACCGACCTAGCCGAAACCTTCCAAACCCTCAGGGAATTCAACATGCGCCTTAACCCTTCAAAGTGCACCTTCGGGGTCAGGTACGACAAGTGCCTCGGATTCATCATCCACCAAAGGGGAATAGATGCCAACCCAGAAAAAATCTAGGCCATAAAGGAGATGTAGCCCCCGCGATTGGCCAAGGAAGTACAGTGACTCACCGGAAGGCTAGCAGCACTCAACCGATTCATGTCACGCTCAGGAGACaaatgcctccccttcttccgagcCCTGCGCCAAGCGAACGGGTTTTCATGGACCCCCGAGTGCGTGCTGGCCTTCGAGAATCTGAAGGCGCACCTTGGACGGCTACCACGCCTTGCCTCGCCCGAACCGGGCGAGACCCTTGGCCTGTACTTGGCAGCCTCAGAGCAAGCCGTTAGCTTGGTGCTGGTACGGGAAGGTCCAGAGGCACAACAAGCcatctactatgtcagccacgtccTCGCCGGGCCCGAGGAGCGATATTCCCCGATCGAGAAGTTGGCATTGGCGCTAATAAAAATAGTCTGGAAGCTACGACCATACTTCCAAGCTCACACAATAAAGGTGATATCCGACCAGCCACTCCGGCAGATCCTCTCCAAATTCGACGCATCGGGTCGGATGCTCGGGTGATCAATCGAGCTTGGAGAATTCGACATTCAATACGTACCCAGAGCCACCATAAAAGCACAGGTATTGGCCGAATTCATTTCTGAGCTAACCCCCGACGAGCGCCTTGTTCGACAGGAACTCGCCGAGCGCACCTGGTCCCTGTACGTAGACGGGGCCACGGTCTCGGGAGGAGTAGGGGCGGGGCTCATACTAAAATGCCCGCAGGGCGAAACATACGAACAGGCACTCCAGCTAGAGTTTaaggccaccaacaacgaagccGAATACGAGGCGCTACTCTCGAGACTACGACTCGCCTTGGAAATGCACATCCAAGACCTGAAGGTCTTCAGCGATTCACAGCTGGTAGTAGGCCACATCAACGATAGCTACGAAGCTCGAGACCCAACCATGGCGTTATACTTGGCCGAAGCAAAACGGCTCACGGGCCGTTTCGATCGCCTCTCGATTGAAAGAATACCGCACGCCCAGAACGTACAAGCCAACGCCCTAGCCCGACTAGCCTCCTCCCGCAGCTCGAGGGAACTCCTGCCCAGAACTGAAGTCCTCTCGGCCCATCTCGACCGAGATCGTCACTACAACTGAAGTCGCCCCGAACTGGATGGACGAGGTTCTTCGTTATAAAAGGGAAGGAGCGCAACCTGACGATCGAGCCGTCGCCCGCCGACTCCAGTGCATCCAAGCAAGGTACTGTGAAGTCGGTGGGAAGTATACCGAAGAGCCTTCTCTCAACCCCTCTTACGCTGCTTGGCGCCACCCGAGACTGAAACGGTCCTCGCTCAGGTCCATGAAGGCATCTGCGGGGAACATGCCGGCAGCCGAACCTTAGCCCTCAAAGTCCTTAGGCAAGGGTATTACTGGCCGACCCTGCGTCGGGACGTGCGGTCATACGTGCAACGATATCAGCAATGCCAGAAGCACGCCCGAATACAACACCAGCCCGCGGTTCCTCTCACCTCGATGGATGCAGCCTGGCCTTTTGCCCAATGAGGGCTTGACCTCCTCGGGCCCTTTCCCCCCGCATTTGGACAAAGGAGATTCATCATAGCCGAGGCAGATTACTTCACAAAGTAGATCGAAGCCGAGCCGCTGGCGTCCATCACTAAAAAGCAGGTGGAGGGATTCGTCTGGAGGAACATCATTACCCAGTTCAGGATCCCAAGGGCCATCATCACCGACAATGGAGCCCAGTTCAACAACGCCAAATTCAAAGCCTACTGCTAGTCCTACGGGATACAGTTGAAGTTCAGCTCGGTCGCGCACCTCCAAACTAACGGCCAGGCCGAAGCCGCAAATCAAGCCATCTTGGAGGGCTTGAAAATTGGGTGACTGAGGCTTGCGGGGCATGGGTCGATGAGCTCCCAAGCGTTCTATGGGCATCCCGGaccacacccaaaacagccacgggGGAATCCCTATTCAGCTTAGCATACGGAACCGAGGCAGTTTTGCCACCCGAAATGGTGTTATCCACCCTGTGCATCGAGAACTTCGAAGAAAACGCCTTAGAGGAAAGCCTCCGGGCAAACCTCGACCTGCTCGAAGAAAGAAGGGCCGAGGCACACCTCCGCAACTTGGCATACAAGAAGGCCATGGCCCGACTCTACAACCGCAAAGTCCGACCCCGACAAATAAAAGCCGGAGACCTCGTTTTACGGAAGGCCGAGGTAAGCGACCTGACCCGAGCCAGAGGGAAATTAACCCCAAACTGGGAAGGACCGTACCGAGTCTATGATGTGGTCCGAGAAGGAACTTACCGCCTCGAAACCACAGAGGGAAAACCTCTACCAAGGACGTGGAACGCCACAAATCTCAAAAAGTTTTATCCTTAGACACGTCGGTACGTAAAAAACATAACCAtgttttccataattcaaaaggcACGTACATTATGCTTGGTCCAGgtattacaactcaaaaactcaaCCCGATCAAGAGACAAAAAAGAGTAGAAAAAACAAAACACCTCTCAATTCGGGGGAGCCTCTAGGCTGTCATCGAAGGGGACCTCGTCCAGCATCCTGACGTTCTAGTCCCCAAGAAGATTGGTGAAGGGATCCGACTCCACCTCCAGGTCGGGACACTTCGTCCGGACGCAAGCAAGGGCGACTCGGTACCCAAACTCATAAGTTACTTGGCCCGATCTCGGCAAAACAAGCTCGAACCCTGGGGACTTCTTGTATTCGGAGATAGCCTCTTTCACTCTTTTAAGTGCCAATCGGCGCTCCTCAGCCAAAGGCTCTTCCGTTGCCCGGGACGTTGACCGCGTAGCTTCGGCATTTCGCGAAAGGGTCAATAGCTAGTCATCCAGAGCCCGAACCCGCCCCCGACTCTCCATCAATTGACGTTAGGAATCGGCCAGCTCGGCCTTTAGTCGTTCGACCTCAGCTTCTAAATCCATGGCACGCTGCTCGGTCGCTGGACCAGGCCCACCTTTTAGCTCCTCGATCTCTTGGTGAAGGCCCGAGTTCATCTCGCCCATGCGTTCGATCACCCTACCGACGTCGTAAACGCGATCGATCAAGGCCATGGTGTAATGTTGAACCTGCGTAGGATTGACGTCAGCACCAGCTTCCAAACAGTAGCAAGAAAAACGCCAAACTCACCCAAACGAGGGACTTGGCCGCCCGATCCATCAGCACCACGGAGGGTGAACAGTATAACTGCTTCGCCAGCGTCGGATGCAGCACCCCCCGCGAGAACTCTTGGGTCGCCGACCCATCAGACCAGATCCTACTCTCAGCTTTGAGAGTTGGCCATCTTGTGCTGTAGGGAGCCCCCGGCTCCTCCGCTGCAAGGTCGGCCATATTAAGGGCCTGAAAAGGCTCCCCTTCGGAGCGAGCCCGGATGCGACACAAGTCCCGCATCGACTTCGGGCGAACTGTAGATCTCTCTGAAGGGCCTTCACCAGGAGAGCCGACACGCCCTCTCTCCCGCGCACATGTCAAACCCTCACCTTGGAGGCTGCCACCCAACTCACCCATCCCCGGGGTCGCCACTCTGCTATTTGCCATGCCTTCCGACACCTTCTGGGTGCTGACCTTGGCCTTCTTCTTCGGTCGACCTGCCTCCGGCTCCCTAGGCGACTTCGACCCATGCGCCGATGTGCCCTTTTTCAAAGGAACCCCGGAGCCGGATCCATCGCACTCCCGGGTCGGCTGCGCCACGGCCGAAGGGCAAGGCATCCCCTTCAGAATCtagaggttcaccatttctgcgaAACAAAGGTTCGATTAGTAAGACGTCAAAAAAAAGAGCACTTTGGGCACGAATCTGATTGTACCCCTAGTGGCTGGGCTTAGCCCCGCTTCAACCAACCACTCCTCGGTCATTCCCTTGatggctagagaggaggacaggatCTGTCTCAATCGCTCCACGTGCTCAGTCTCTTCATGTCAAAGAAATGGGGGAACATTGTTAATAGCTCGAGAGGTCCACCCAACGCAAAACCCCCACCTCCGACTACAACTCACGAAGAGATGACGGGTTTTCCACCCCTTGTTATTGGAGGGTGCCCCGTTAATCTTAAACCCACTTCGGGCAGTCAGGTAATACCCGCCCCGCCCCTTGCACAGGTGAAAGCAAGCTAAGAAAAGGGTTCGGGTCGGTTCGATCCTTGCCCCTCGACACTCCCCGAGAAAAACCACTAGATAACGTCAGGAGTTCGGCGCCATATGGGATGGTGAGATCCCCCACCAGCGGAGGCATTCTTTGATAACCGGGTGCAACGGGAAGCGCAGCCCCGCCTCCAGAGCATCCGTGGTCAGCCCAAACCCATTGGGAAACGGATCGTAAGGACGCGGAGCATAAAGTCCATAATTCTTCGGGAGACTGTAACGATCCCGAATCGGACCTAAAAGGTTCTTGGTCACCACCGAGTCGACATCATGCCATGACCTCACCACTTGAAGGGCCGCAAAGGCCTTTGAATCCGCCGGGGGCGAGTCACCCGACGAAGAACTGATCACCTCTACCCTAGAACTATCGGAACCCGAGTTGCTGATCTCGGAAACCGACCGACCCGAAGAGGGGGAAGACGAGGAAGAcgaagacatcccgacctcaaaaTAACGAGCAACGATCGGAGGCGCGAGCAGAGAAAACGACGACTGAGCAATGCCACCGCATTCCACAGTCAGGGGTTTATAAAGAAGAAACACGCCACCCCAAGCCGACGTTTGGACTCCCCGAGGCAAGAAGTAATGTTAGCATCCAATTTGGCATAACTCCCCAGATCCCCCAAATTTGCCGAATTCCCGCCAAAAATCCGTAAACCACCAAAAATTCATGCCAGAAACATGTAATGGAGCACGAACGAGTCACGCAACTCGGCCAACAGTCATACGAGCAGCGTCTTGTCCAATCAGTCCATCCAGTGCCCGAGTCACGCAACTCGCCCAGCGGACGTACGAGCAACGTCTCATCCAATCAGTCCATCCAGTGCCCGAGTCACGCAACTCGACCAACAATCGTATGAGCAGCGTCTCGTCCAATCGGTCCATCCAGTGCCCGAGTCACGCAACTCGCCCAGCAGTCGTACGAGCAGCGTTTCGTCCAATCAGTCCATCCAGTGCCCGAGTCGAGTAGCTCGGCCAGCAGGAtcaatctttgcccgagtcacgtAACTCGGCCAATAATCGTACGAGCAACGTCTCGTCCAATCAGCCCTTCCAGCGCTCGAGTTAGATAGCTCGACTAGCAGAATCAACCTTTACCCAAGTCATGCAATTCGACCAAAGGACTCACAAGCGACGCCTCACAAAGTTGCCACCCGACCGCTGCTTTACCAACCCAGTCGTGCCCTCAGCTCCTCATAAGGACCCAAAGACATGGCTTGatgggggggagaagtgatagggCACACATTATGGATCATCCTACAGGGACCTGACCCCCGCCACATCAGCCCGAGCACAAGACCTTGGGAGGGAGATAGAGCCACGACAGATGTGCCACTAATAATCCGGGATGCAACGGTCATCTCCCCACGCCGTTCGGCATCGCATGGCGCCGTCCCACGTATCCCGGACAGCGAACACCCGAAGGTACATTGGCCGCTCACCGGGGTCGATCGTACGGTCGACCCCCGGGAGTCACAATAAAAACCCCTTGCCAGCATCTGaccgggggggggggagggggggcatGAGAACATTAGTAGACCACTGACTCAAGCTTCGGAGGGGCCCAAGTCGGGATCATCCCCCATCCCGACCTAGGTGCAGCAAAGGCGAACGAGTTCGGGGAAGAAGATTTCGGACCGACCGAGATCTTCGTGATCCTGGACGTCACAGGGTTGACCAAGCCGTGTCAGCCTCGCAGTCACGGCACGAGGTTCGCAGAACAAGATCATTATTTCTGAGTTGATTGTGTTATCTTCAAACTGGACACTAGTGCAAAGGCAGAGACATCCTAAAACACTCCTCCAATCCAAGAACCATA
This DNA window, taken from Musa acuminata AAA Group cultivar baxijiao chromosome BXJ3-7, Cavendish_Baxijiao_AAA, whole genome shotgun sequence, encodes the following:
- the LOC135582512 gene encoding uncharacterized protein LOC135582512 isoform X3, whose protein sequence is MQETLTSDSLEKRLRLQNEKISDEDGIVCHPLKDHAESSAQAGIPAQDYQKDILPRYKNALSLGLNSCRKHLHGIERRHMTSSVSRTGLVYRPLPHIIGSEEFIHDNSCGITENTSLGNPQLDLGLILESKQASSVAEELDSLDLFGPDIFGNQQDSSEKDMTDPVASAASDFKAMLEAALLNQYKFHDEESLSVKDILRDKMISGQIHTDVLIQVGTSGERQVSQGTSEQLNSTIEEDKPVTEGNLCSVTHPQELYSALLGGSLFDNDEDLLSSGRKESTDVSTYVGESNSWWTGIKGKDNSMCSNEEESGQRAPWQVVNSDE
- the LOC135582512 gene encoding uncharacterized protein LOC135582512 isoform X1, with amino-acid sequence MQETLTSDSLEKRLRLQNEVLKWLSEFSEKLLQRAKDTEMEVNGLFDQAGAVELDLKNTVNTLCNLSRDLLINHKISDEDGIVCHPLKDHAESSAQAGIPAQDYQKDILPRYKNALSLGLNSCRKHLHGIERRHMTSSVSRTGLVYRPLPHIIGSEEFIHDNSCGITENTSLGNPQLDLGLILESKQASSVAEELDSLDLFGPDIFGNQQDSSEKDMTDPVASAASDFKAMLEAALLNQYKFHDEESLSVKDILRDKMISGQIHTDVLIQVGTSGERQVSQGTSEQLNSTIEEDKPVTEGNLCSVTHPQELYSALLGGSLFDNDEDLLSSGRKESTDVSTYVGESNSWWTGIKGKDNSMCSNEEESGQRAPWQVVNSDE
- the LOC135582512 gene encoding uncharacterized protein LOC135582512 isoform X2, whose product is MQETLTSDSLEKRLRLQNEVLKWLSEFSEKLLQRAKDTEMEVNGLFDQAGAVELDLKNTVNTLCNLSRDLLINHKISDEDGIVCHPLKDHAESSAQAGIPAQDYQKDILPRYKNALSLGLNSCRKHLHGIERRHMTSSVSRTGLVYRPLPHIIGSEEFIHDNSCGITENTSLGNPQLDLGLILESKQASSVAEELDSLDLFGPDIFGNQQDSSEKDMTDPVASAASDFKAMLEAALLNQYKFHDEESLSVKDILRDKMISGQIHTDVVGTSGERQVSQGTSEQLNSTIEEDKPVTEGNLCSVTHPQELYSALLGGSLFDNDEDLLSSGRKESTDVSTYVGESNSWWTGIKGKDNSMCSNEEESGQRAPWQVVNSDE